One Paenarthrobacter aurescens TC1 DNA window includes the following coding sequences:
- a CDS encoding putative transcriptional regulator, lacI family (identified by match to protein family HMM PF00356; match to protein family HMM PF00532), protein MEAGPMSASKPLARRPTIYDVAKLAGVSPSLVSLVLQNPGKVSDKRRDAVRTAITELGYRPSRAATTLASSRTKSIGLVIDDYRNVWFVDLLRGLESVLAEHGYQVTLADSRPGENRIKEAADGLLAMHVDGLVIAAEPGATVLSGTEVPTVVAGWRNGVPDDADLITNDDDGGGAMAAVHLLDLGHRRIGHLSGSGGAAAHRRAGFDARLRQSGVKPLIVGEEGGTTEEDGYASACWLLDHHPDITAIFAANDTMALGAFGAIKARGLVAPSDISVMGYDNSALAKSRYLELTSVDNRSDVVGMGVAQSLLARIQGSTVGAQRKLIQPALVVRRTTAAPRS, encoded by the coding sequence TTGGAAGCTGGTCCCATGAGCGCGAGTAAGCCGCTGGCCCGGCGCCCAACAATTTACGATGTCGCAAAGCTGGCCGGCGTCTCGCCGTCGTTGGTTTCACTGGTGCTTCAGAACCCCGGGAAGGTCAGCGACAAGCGCCGTGACGCGGTAAGAACCGCGATCACCGAGCTGGGATACCGTCCCAGCCGGGCGGCCACAACCCTCGCGAGCAGTCGGACCAAGAGCATCGGGCTCGTCATTGACGACTATCGGAACGTGTGGTTCGTCGATCTGCTGCGGGGCTTGGAGTCAGTCCTGGCAGAACATGGCTACCAGGTCACGCTCGCCGATTCCCGCCCCGGGGAGAACCGCATCAAGGAGGCCGCCGACGGGTTGCTTGCCATGCATGTGGACGGACTCGTGATCGCAGCGGAACCGGGCGCCACGGTGCTCAGCGGCACGGAAGTTCCCACCGTGGTGGCTGGGTGGCGGAACGGGGTGCCGGATGACGCTGATCTCATCACCAACGACGACGACGGTGGCGGTGCGATGGCAGCGGTCCACCTTCTGGACCTCGGCCACAGAAGGATCGGCCACCTTTCGGGTTCCGGTGGTGCCGCAGCCCACCGGCGGGCCGGCTTCGACGCGCGACTCCGGCAATCAGGTGTCAAACCATTGATTGTGGGGGAAGAGGGGGGTACCACGGAAGAAGACGGTTACGCATCCGCCTGCTGGCTCCTGGATCACCATCCGGACATTACTGCGATTTTCGCCGCCAACGACACCATGGCGCTTGGCGCCTTCGGTGCGATCAAGGCGCGCGGCCTGGTGGCGCCGTCGGATATCTCGGTCATGGGGTATGACAATTCAGCACTGGCGAAATCCCGATATCTCGAGCTGACGTCCGTGGATAACCGCAGCGATGTGGTGGGGATGGGCGTCGCACAGTCGCTGCTGGCGCGCATCCAAGGCTCCACTGTAGGAGCGCAGCGCAAGCTGATCCAACCCGCACTGGTGGTTCGGCGCACTACTGCGGCGCCCCGATCCTGA
- a CDS encoding putative ABC sugar transport, ATP binding protein (identified by match to protein family HMM PF00005): MNAKAIDQETLLQNERDPLTHTPVHLLSLEGVGKHYGNIIALSDVTMAVDNGRVTCVLGDNGAGKSTLIKIIAGLHQHDDGVLNIMGEERKFGSPRDALDAGIATVYQDLAVVPLMPIWRNFFLGSELTKGFGPFKYMDVEQMKAITLKELAEMGIDLRDVEQPIGQLSGGERQCVAIARAVYFGAKVLILDEPTAALGVKQSGVVLRYILQARDRGLGVIFITHNPHHAFPVGDRFLLLKRGKSIGYYDKKDITLDELTAQMAGGAELAELAHELEQLGGHGDVVKEVKAEVADVDSVNAGGPKHA; the protein is encoded by the coding sequence ATGAATGCCAAAGCGATCGACCAGGAAACGCTGCTCCAGAATGAGCGTGATCCCCTCACCCACACACCCGTACATCTCCTTTCCTTGGAAGGAGTGGGCAAGCACTACGGCAACATCATCGCGCTGAGTGACGTCACCATGGCCGTGGACAACGGCCGCGTTACCTGTGTGCTGGGCGACAACGGTGCGGGCAAGTCCACGCTGATCAAGATCATCGCCGGTCTCCACCAGCACGACGACGGCGTCTTGAACATCATGGGTGAGGAACGAAAGTTCGGTTCCCCCCGCGATGCCCTGGACGCCGGCATCGCCACGGTGTACCAGGACCTTGCAGTGGTACCGCTGATGCCGATCTGGCGGAACTTCTTCCTCGGATCCGAGCTCACCAAAGGCTTCGGCCCGTTCAAGTACATGGACGTCGAACAGATGAAGGCCATCACGCTCAAGGAACTGGCCGAGATGGGCATCGACCTGCGCGATGTAGAGCAACCCATTGGGCAGCTTTCCGGCGGTGAACGCCAGTGCGTCGCGATTGCCCGCGCCGTGTACTTCGGAGCCAAGGTCCTCATTCTGGACGAACCCACGGCGGCCCTGGGCGTCAAGCAGTCAGGCGTGGTCCTGCGCTACATCCTCCAGGCTCGCGACCGCGGACTCGGCGTCATCTTCATCACCCACAACCCGCACCATGCCTTCCCCGTAGGCGATCGGTTCCTTCTGCTCAAGCGCGGCAAATCCATTGGTTACTACGACAAGAAGGACATCACACTGGACGAACTCACGGCCCAAATGGCTGGTGGTGCTGAGCTTGCTGAACTTGCCCATGAGCTGGAACAGCTGGGCGGCCATGGCGACGTCGTGAAAGAGGTCAAAGCCGAGGTCGCGGACGTTGACAGCGTGAACGCCGGCGGCCCGAAACACGCGTAG
- a CDS encoding putative ABC-type sugar transport system (identified by match to protein family HMM PF00532): MARLLRTNILMSGQTIDIREVGHHDRGRRCIRGCKVAVRTWESREIMVTVFSWRKAALVAAVVPLVALSACSSTGGREPEAGSGGGGGQVASTERMKIALIAHAPAGDTFWDTVRKGAEEAAAKDNVELLYTSDPEAGRQAQLIEQAVDQKVDGIAVTLATPDALKDALKKATDAGIPIVSFNAGEAASAQLGAFTHFGSNEKLAGEAVGSRLAEGGYKHPVCVIQAQGHVGLEARCAGVKAKVPGTEILYVNGADMTSVESTATAKLQASKDADVIIGLGAPITLTLLKSVTTAGSSAKVASFDLNKELAQKVSDGSVLFTVDQQPWLQGYGAVDALWQNKRGGFKVGGGQSVLTGPAIVDQSNAAEVLTFAEQGIR; the protein is encoded by the coding sequence TTGGCAAGGCTATTACGTACGAACATACTAATGTCAGGACAAACTATTGACATTCGTGAGGTAGGTCACCATGATCGAGGTAGGCGGTGCATCCGGGGCTGCAAAGTGGCAGTCCGGACTTGGGAATCAAGGGAGATTATGGTGACTGTATTTTCGTGGCGTAAGGCGGCGCTTGTTGCGGCGGTTGTGCCCTTGGTGGCTCTGAGCGCCTGTTCAAGCACTGGCGGCAGGGAGCCGGAGGCAGGCTCCGGCGGTGGAGGAGGTCAGGTGGCCTCCACCGAAAGGATGAAGATTGCGTTGATCGCCCACGCCCCTGCAGGTGACACCTTCTGGGACACGGTACGCAAGGGTGCCGAAGAAGCAGCAGCGAAGGACAATGTAGAGCTGCTGTACACCTCTGACCCGGAGGCCGGCCGGCAGGCGCAATTGATCGAGCAGGCCGTGGACCAGAAAGTGGATGGCATCGCCGTGACACTGGCTACGCCGGATGCGCTGAAAGACGCACTGAAGAAGGCAACGGACGCGGGCATCCCGATCGTCAGCTTCAATGCCGGCGAAGCAGCGTCGGCCCAGCTCGGAGCTTTCACGCACTTCGGGTCGAATGAAAAGTTGGCCGGCGAGGCCGTGGGCTCAAGGCTCGCAGAAGGTGGCTACAAGCACCCGGTTTGCGTGATCCAGGCCCAAGGACACGTGGGCCTCGAGGCCCGTTGCGCCGGTGTGAAGGCGAAAGTACCCGGTACGGAAATCCTGTACGTCAACGGGGCGGACATGACGTCGGTAGAGTCCACCGCCACCGCAAAGCTCCAGGCTTCGAAGGACGCTGATGTGATCATCGGCCTCGGCGCTCCTATCACCCTGACGCTCCTGAAGTCTGTGACCACCGCCGGCAGTTCGGCCAAGGTAGCCAGCTTCGACCTCAACAAGGAACTTGCCCAGAAGGTCTCCGATGGCAGCGTGCTGTTCACCGTGGACCAGCAGCCGTGGCTCCAGGGCTACGGTGCCGTGGATGCCCTGTGGCAGAACAAGCGGGGCGGATTCAAGGTTGGCGGCGGACAGTCGGTCCTCACTGGTCCGGCCATCGTTGACCAGTCCAATGCCGCCGAAGTCCTGACGTTTGCTGAACAGGGTATCCGCTAA
- a CDS encoding oxidoreductase family, NAD-binding Rossmann fold domain protein (identified by match to protein family HMM PF01408; match to protein family HMM PF02894; match to protein family HMM PF03447), translating into MTLQALPHSRVPGSRDAPTLRWGIMGPGWIAERFTESIQAHTGQVIAAVGSRSVNRSKAFAEAYNVPAAYGSYEELAVAPDIDIVYVCTPHTGHHAAAVLAIDAGKHVLIEKPIGLNADQARDIAARAGAAGVFAAEAMWTFFLPKFDVIRQILEAGTLGSITTVVAEYGEHFDPSHRIFDPQLAGGPLLDLGTYPLALVTEVLGSPHKLHAIGQPHESGVNAQLSAVMQFDGGAQAVVNTHLHNFTPTAATIVGSKATLTIEGYFTMPGAFEVRFPDGTRLRYDEPAGGHFEGLHFEAAAVARAVAGGSTEASQRTLAASIGTLEAADEIRRQLGVVFPGESGVPGISARP; encoded by the coding sequence ATGACCCTTCAAGCACTCCCTCACTCCCGCGTTCCGGGGTCCCGTGATGCTCCCACCCTCAGATGGGGCATCATGGGCCCGGGATGGATCGCCGAACGGTTCACCGAATCCATCCAGGCGCATACCGGGCAGGTGATAGCCGCCGTCGGATCCCGATCCGTGAACCGGTCCAAGGCCTTCGCGGAGGCGTACAACGTCCCCGCCGCCTACGGGAGCTACGAGGAACTCGCTGTTGCCCCGGACATAGACATCGTCTACGTGTGCACCCCCCACACCGGCCACCACGCAGCCGCGGTCCTGGCCATTGACGCCGGCAAGCACGTCCTGATCGAAAAGCCCATCGGCCTCAACGCGGATCAGGCGCGGGACATCGCCGCGCGGGCGGGGGCTGCCGGCGTTTTTGCCGCCGAAGCCATGTGGACGTTTTTCCTGCCGAAATTCGATGTGATCCGGCAGATCCTTGAGGCAGGAACGCTGGGCAGCATCACCACGGTGGTCGCAGAGTATGGCGAGCATTTTGATCCTTCGCACCGCATCTTCGATCCGCAATTGGCTGGTGGTCCGCTGCTTGACCTGGGTACGTACCCGCTTGCCCTGGTCACGGAAGTTTTGGGTAGTCCACACAAGCTGCATGCAATCGGCCAGCCGCACGAGTCGGGAGTGAACGCCCAGCTGTCCGCCGTGATGCAATTCGACGGCGGCGCGCAGGCGGTGGTCAATACCCACCTGCATAACTTCACTCCCACTGCCGCCACCATAGTTGGTTCCAAAGCCACGTTGACCATCGAGGGTTACTTCACCATGCCCGGCGCCTTCGAGGTCAGGTTCCCTGACGGGACGCGGCTGCGCTACGACGAGCCGGCTGGCGGACACTTCGAAGGCCTGCACTTCGAGGCCGCGGCCGTGGCCCGGGCGGTTGCCGGAGGTAGCACGGAAGCCAGCCAGCGGACGCTGGCAGCCTCCATCGGCACACTGGAAGCAGCCGATGAGATCCGGCGCCAACTGGGCGTGGTGTTCCCCGGTGAAAGTGGCGTCCCGGGCATATCCGCCCGGCCCTGA
- a CDS encoding putative sugar ABC-type transport systems, permease components (identified by match to protein family HMM PF02653), with amino-acid sequence MLNRVSANSPLAGLVEASPAARRNIMTITQNKFTKAAIDERVARRSPLQKLLGRPEVGALVGAIVLFVFFALVSPTFTQPNALATVLYGSSTIGIMAVGVSLLMIGGEFDLSTGVAVISSALTASMFSWYFSTNVWVGVILALLVSLAIGFINGWILMKTKLPSFIVTLATFLMLTGLNLGLTRLIGGSVSSPSISTMDGFDTARGVFASSVTIAGIDVKITVFIWIALVAVATWVLMRTRVGNWIFAVGGDANAARAVGVPVKATKIGLFMGVGFCGWILGMHNLFAFDTVQSGEGVGNEFLYIIAAVIGGCLLTGGYGSAVGGAIGAFIFGMANKGIVYAQWNPDWFKFFLGLMLLLATIVNLIVKRRAELK; translated from the coding sequence TTGCTGAACAGGGTATCCGCTAACAGCCCGCTTGCCGGGTTGGTGGAAGCCAGCCCGGCAGCAAGGAGAAACATCATGACTATTACCCAAAACAAATTCACCAAAGCTGCGATTGATGAGCGGGTTGCCCGGCGCAGTCCATTGCAGAAGCTCCTTGGCCGGCCCGAGGTGGGTGCCCTGGTGGGTGCAATCGTTCTGTTTGTCTTCTTTGCGTTGGTATCGCCGACGTTCACCCAGCCCAACGCCCTGGCCACGGTGCTGTACGGAAGCTCCACCATTGGAATTATGGCGGTGGGAGTGTCACTGCTGATGATCGGCGGAGAGTTCGATCTCTCCACGGGCGTCGCTGTGATCTCGTCGGCGCTGACAGCTTCAATGTTCAGCTGGTACTTCAGCACGAACGTCTGGGTGGGTGTCATTCTGGCTTTGCTGGTGTCCCTGGCCATTGGTTTCATCAACGGCTGGATCCTGATGAAGACCAAGCTCCCCAGCTTCATTGTCACCTTGGCCACGTTCCTGATGCTGACCGGCCTGAACCTGGGTTTGACGCGATTGATCGGCGGCTCTGTGTCGTCTCCGTCCATCTCCACCATGGACGGCTTCGACACCGCCCGCGGTGTCTTCGCATCCTCGGTCACCATCGCTGGCATCGACGTCAAGATCACGGTGTTCATCTGGATTGCCCTCGTGGCAGTGGCAACGTGGGTCCTCATGCGGACCCGTGTGGGTAACTGGATCTTCGCAGTCGGGGGCGACGCAAACGCCGCCCGAGCGGTCGGAGTTCCGGTCAAAGCCACAAAGATCGGGCTGTTCATGGGTGTGGGCTTCTGCGGTTGGATCCTGGGCATGCACAACTTGTTTGCCTTCGACACTGTGCAGTCCGGCGAGGGCGTGGGCAATGAATTCCTGTACATCATCGCCGCAGTGATCGGTGGTTGCCTTTTGACGGGTGGTTACGGTTCAGCAGTGGGTGGCGCGATCGGCGCGTTCATCTTCGGCATGGCCAACAAGGGCATTGTGTACGCGCAGTGGAACCCCGACTGGTTCAAGTTCTTCCTGGGCCTGATGCTGCTGCTCGCCACCATCGTCAACCTCATCGTCAAGCGCCGCGCGGAACTCAAGTAA
- a CDS encoding putative suger phosphate isomerases/epimerase (identified by match to protein family HMM PF01261) codes for MKLGVYNAILHDRPLPDALQVIADLGLTGIEINTGGFLPAVHVPTMDQVLESDAARDDFLGLFEGTGVSIAGLNCNGNPLHPKREIGEKHAEDIRRSIRLAHRLGQNRVVTMSGLPGGEPGATTVNWVVNAWNSAALDVLDYQWGVAADFWKETDRLAADHDVKVALELHPQNIVFNTADVHKLIELTGATHVGVELDASHLFWQQMDPVAVVRELGPLVLQAAAKDVRVNTENAALYGVLDNSFRRLSPDENRTNLGGDEWANEWPKNSAWDFVALGRGHDTAFWTEFLRALHEVDPDMLVNIEHEDVSLGRIEGLQVAAKVLLDADAALSASLNPTA; via the coding sequence ATGAAACTCGGTGTCTACAACGCAATCCTGCACGACCGCCCGCTCCCCGATGCCCTTCAGGTCATTGCGGACCTTGGACTGACCGGCATAGAGATCAATACCGGTGGATTCCTCCCCGCCGTCCACGTACCCACCATGGACCAAGTCCTGGAAAGCGACGCTGCCCGCGACGATTTCCTGGGGCTCTTCGAAGGGACCGGCGTTTCCATCGCTGGCCTGAACTGCAATGGCAATCCCCTGCACCCGAAACGTGAAATCGGCGAAAAGCATGCTGAAGACATCCGGCGCTCCATCCGGCTGGCACATCGACTGGGACAGAACCGGGTAGTCACCATGTCAGGCCTGCCCGGGGGCGAACCAGGGGCCACCACTGTCAACTGGGTAGTCAACGCCTGGAACTCAGCGGCACTGGACGTGCTGGACTACCAATGGGGCGTCGCTGCGGACTTCTGGAAGGAAACCGATCGCCTCGCTGCCGATCACGACGTCAAGGTTGCCCTTGAACTCCACCCGCAGAACATCGTGTTCAATACCGCTGATGTCCACAAGCTCATCGAGCTCACCGGCGCCACGCATGTTGGCGTGGAACTGGATGCCTCGCACCTCTTCTGGCAGCAGATGGATCCGGTTGCCGTCGTCCGGGAACTCGGTCCCCTGGTATTACAGGCCGCCGCCAAGGATGTCCGTGTGAACACAGAGAACGCGGCTCTCTACGGAGTGCTGGACAACAGCTTCCGCCGGCTCTCGCCGGATGAGAACCGGACAAACCTTGGCGGGGACGAGTGGGCCAACGAATGGCCCAAGAACTCCGCGTGGGACTTTGTGGCCCTCGGCCGTGGACACGACACCGCGTTCTGGACAGAGTTCCTTCGCGCGCTGCATGAAGTGGACCCGGACATGCTGGTCAACATCGAACACGAAGACGTCTCCTTGGGCCGCATCGAAGGCCTCCAGGTAGCCGCGAAGGTCCTGCTCGACGCCGACGCAGCACTCTCGGCCTCCTTGAACCCAACGGCCTGA
- a CDS encoding oxidoreductase family, NAD-binding Rossmann fold domain protein (identified by match to protein family HMM PF01408; match to protein family HMM PF02894): MRLGIVGYGAGGKYFHAPFIEAAEDIELVGIVARSDATKASVESDFPGLPTYASLSELFAAGVDAVTITTPPHTRHDLVMDAINSGVHVVADKPFAPTAESARSLAEAAERAGVTLNVFHNRRRDADILTLAKVLESGELGEIWRVHSIMDQDNADSLELGAAGGLLRDLGSHLVDQMLWLLGPVSHVHATLDWTDRFGERTDCGFFVTMAHTSGAVSTVSASKLNHSTTRELRAYGSRGSYVASGSDVQADALLAGRRPISEPETWGIDAAEHWGTLSLKDRRGTVPSEQGNYTGFYTEFARAVRGDGPEPVPASEGIRTLEVLDAARRSALENVVIAL; this comes from the coding sequence ATGCGTCTTGGCATAGTTGGATACGGAGCAGGCGGGAAGTACTTCCATGCACCGTTCATTGAAGCAGCTGAAGACATCGAACTGGTGGGGATTGTAGCCCGCTCGGACGCAACAAAAGCCTCAGTGGAGTCGGACTTCCCGGGGCTGCCCACCTACGCGAGCCTCAGCGAATTGTTCGCCGCCGGAGTGGATGCCGTCACCATCACCACCCCGCCGCACACCCGGCACGACTTGGTCATGGACGCCATCAACTCCGGCGTCCATGTTGTGGCCGACAAGCCCTTCGCCCCTACCGCAGAGTCGGCGCGTTCGCTGGCGGAGGCTGCGGAGCGAGCAGGAGTGACCCTGAACGTTTTCCACAATCGTCGCCGTGATGCAGACATCCTGACACTTGCAAAGGTCCTGGAATCAGGAGAGCTGGGCGAGATATGGCGGGTTCACTCGATCATGGACCAGGACAACGCCGACAGCTTGGAGCTCGGTGCGGCCGGAGGGTTGCTGCGTGACCTCGGCAGCCACCTTGTTGACCAGATGTTGTGGCTCCTTGGTCCGGTGAGCCACGTCCACGCCACCCTCGATTGGACGGACCGGTTTGGAGAGCGTACGGATTGCGGTTTCTTCGTCACCATGGCCCACACTTCCGGTGCGGTCTCCACAGTATCCGCCAGCAAACTCAACCACTCCACCACCAGGGAACTACGTGCTTATGGCAGCCGGGGAAGCTACGTCGCGTCAGGTTCGGACGTCCAGGCGGACGCCCTCCTGGCGGGACGCCGACCGATATCCGAGCCCGAAACCTGGGGAATCGATGCAGCCGAACATTGGGGTACGTTGTCCCTCAAAGACCGCCGCGGGACCGTTCCGTCGGAGCAAGGAAACTACACCGGCTTTTACACCGAGTTCGCGCGGGCCGTCCGCGGCGACGGCCCTGAACCTGTGCCGGCGTCCGAAGGCATCCGTACGTTGGAAGTCCTGGACGCGGCACGCCGCAGCGCGCTGGAAAATGTTGTGATCGCACTCTGA
- a CDS encoding oxidoreductase family, NAD-binding Rossmann fold domain protein (identified by match to protein family HMM PF01408; match to protein family HMM PF02894) — MTGHMDMARLEFSIQNCSATKCRRVSPPRQYFKGEIMAESLGVAVIGAGMAGKAHAAAYRAASTLYSPVLPQIRLVSIGDVNAEFGSLAARRFGYERNDTSWQAIAEADDIDVVSVVIANSLHREVVEGLLSAGKHVLCEKPLSDSLEDARSMAEAARNASSIARIGFTFRRTPGIAYIRELIQNGTLGNVLHFSGRYWTDYGFSPEAPMSWRYKGGPGSGALADVGSHLMYVSEFLCGDITSISGGRLTTAIDKRPLPLSAVMGHDHVAVSDIFEVVENDDYAVFNAEFVNGAGSFEVSRVAAGHANSLQFEVFCEKGAAKFDQRRPSEIQLFLNDGSGNENGYRQVILGPGHPYISGGLAMDAPEVGFGQNDAFGYQARAFLEEVSGLSESTSLPRCATFDDGVRNMELLSAVTESALSNGKKITL, encoded by the coding sequence TTGACAGGACATATGGACATGGCTAGGCTCGAGTTCAGCATACAAAATTGTAGCGCTACAAAATGCCGTCGAGTGTCCCCGCCGCGGCAGTATTTCAAAGGAGAAATCATGGCTGAAAGCCTTGGCGTCGCGGTCATCGGCGCAGGTATGGCCGGAAAAGCCCATGCAGCGGCCTACCGGGCAGCGTCTACCCTCTACAGCCCGGTGCTCCCGCAGATCCGGCTGGTCTCCATTGGTGACGTGAACGCCGAATTCGGCTCACTGGCAGCCCGCCGCTTTGGGTACGAGCGAAATGACACCTCATGGCAGGCCATCGCAGAAGCGGATGATATTGATGTTGTGAGCGTGGTCATCGCAAACTCCCTGCACCGCGAGGTGGTGGAAGGCTTACTGTCCGCCGGCAAGCACGTGTTGTGCGAGAAACCGTTGAGCGATTCGCTGGAAGACGCCCGTTCCATGGCCGAAGCTGCCCGTAACGCAAGCTCTATCGCCCGCATCGGCTTCACCTTCCGCCGAACCCCGGGCATTGCCTACATCCGGGAGCTCATCCAGAACGGCACCCTGGGAAATGTCCTGCACTTCAGCGGCCGTTACTGGACCGACTACGGCTTCAGCCCCGAAGCTCCGATGAGCTGGCGCTACAAAGGCGGCCCCGGCTCAGGTGCGCTGGCCGACGTCGGAAGCCACCTGATGTACGTCTCCGAATTCCTCTGCGGTGACATCACCTCAATCAGCGGTGGGCGACTCACCACTGCGATCGACAAACGACCGTTGCCGCTCAGCGCCGTCATGGGCCACGACCACGTGGCCGTCAGCGACATTTTTGAAGTCGTCGAGAACGATGACTACGCTGTATTCAACGCGGAGTTCGTAAACGGTGCCGGCAGCTTCGAGGTGTCACGCGTCGCGGCAGGACATGCCAACAGCCTCCAGTTCGAGGTCTTCTGCGAAAAGGGTGCGGCCAAGTTCGACCAGCGCCGTCCCTCGGAAATCCAGTTGTTCCTCAATGATGGTTCAGGCAACGAGAACGGCTACCGTCAGGTCATCCTCGGCCCGGGCCACCCGTACATTTCCGGGGGCCTTGCCATGGACGCTCCCGAGGTCGGCTTCGGCCAGAACGACGCCTTCGGTTACCAGGCCCGGGCGTTCCTCGAGGAAGTTTCAGGCCTCAGCGAGAGTACGTCACTGCCGCGCTGCGCCACCTTCGACGACGGTGTGCGCAATATGGAACTGCTCAGTGCCGTCACCGAGTCGGCCCTTAGTAACGGAAAGAAAATCACGCTATGA
- a CDS encoding putative myo-inositol 2-dehydrogenase iolG (identified by match to protein family HMM PF01408; match to protein family HMM PF02894), protein MPIRVGVIGAGVMGADHIRNLSTTIGGAKVTFVADLDAGRAAAAAPPSARITTDPTELINSSDVDAVVVASHDSTHAGLVLECFEAMTPVLCEKPLAPTLLESLEVVAADADIVAATGASLLSLGFMRRFDPGYVALRQAVQGRVQGEPLMVHCVSRNAAAGPGTTSELAITNSAIHELDIIPWLLGSPVTEVSWQAGKQTSRAEPGLQDPSFMTLRTADGTLTTLELYLNAQYGYTTRCEVVSEQGTTSLQESSLLGIEQDGTRQAVIPADWRPRFADAYRLQLQAWISALAGGEAPSLAGAQDGLNASLVAQAMIQSLHSDGTTTKVSYS, encoded by the coding sequence ATGCCGATCCGGGTAGGTGTCATCGGCGCCGGAGTCATGGGCGCTGACCACATCAGGAACCTCTCCACCACCATCGGCGGCGCGAAAGTCACCTTCGTGGCAGATCTCGACGCCGGCCGGGCAGCGGCTGCTGCGCCACCGTCGGCACGCATCACCACGGACCCGACGGAATTGATCAACTCCAGTGACGTTGACGCGGTAGTTGTTGCCTCGCACGACTCCACACACGCGGGCCTGGTCCTGGAGTGCTTTGAGGCCATGACCCCGGTCCTGTGCGAAAAGCCCCTGGCGCCCACGCTCCTGGAAAGCCTCGAAGTGGTAGCGGCCGACGCGGACATTGTGGCGGCAACGGGCGCATCCCTGCTCTCCCTCGGCTTCATGCGGCGCTTCGACCCGGGCTATGTGGCACTTCGGCAGGCCGTGCAAGGCCGGGTGCAGGGCGAGCCCCTCATGGTCCACTGCGTCAGCCGGAATGCCGCGGCAGGACCCGGAACCACGTCAGAATTAGCCATCACCAACTCGGCCATACATGAGTTGGACATCATTCCCTGGCTTCTGGGCTCTCCTGTCACGGAAGTGTCGTGGCAGGCCGGGAAGCAGACAAGCCGTGCCGAGCCGGGCCTGCAGGACCCGTCGTTCATGACCCTCCGCACTGCAGATGGAACCCTCACGACACTTGAGCTTTATCTCAATGCCCAGTATGGCTACACCACTCGCTGCGAAGTGGTCTCTGAACAGGGCACCACGTCCCTGCAGGAGTCTTCACTGCTGGGCATTGAACAGGACGGAACCCGGCAGGCGGTGATCCCCGCGGACTGGCGCCCCCGCTTCGCCGACGCGTACCGGCTGCAGTTGCAGGCCTGGATTTCTGCACTCGCTGGTGGCGAAGCGCCATCCCTTGCAGGCGCACAGGACGGACTCAACGCATCGCTCGTTGCACAAGCCATGATCCAGTCGCTGCACAGCGACGGGACAACTACGAAAGTCAGCTACTCATGA